Part of the Paludisphaera borealis genome, GCTTCCAGCTCTCCTCCAAGCCGGACATCGCGGCCACCCCGACGGACGCCCCGGTCCAGAACGAGTACGGCGCGTCGAACGTCCGCGGCACCATCGCGATGGCCAAGCTCGGCAGCGACCCCAACAGCGCGACCAGTCAGTTCTTCTTCAACGAATCGGACGCCAACGCCTCCAACCTCAACAACCAGAACGGCGGCTTCACCGTCTTCGGGCACGTGGTGGGAGCCTCCGGGCTGGCGGTGATGGACGCGATCGCAGCGGTGCCGGTTCCCTCGCCGGGACCCATGTCCTCGCCGCTGGATTCGGCGCCCCTGCAAAATTACAAGACCGGGGCGGCCGTTCAGCCTTCCAACCTGATCCTGATCAAGAGCGTGACCACGGCCGATGAGGCTTTCTCCGCTCAGAGCAACGCCCCCGGCGTGGCCTCGGCCTCGCTCCAGGGGAACAATCTGATCGTAACCCCGCTCGCGGCGGGCACCGCGAAGATCACCGTCACGGGGTACGGCTCGGACGGCGTCGCCGCGACGCAGACGTTCTCCGTCACCGTTTCTCAGGGGACGCCCCCGGTGACGACCCCCCCAGTGACGACGCCTCCAGGCACGACCCCCCCGGTGACGACGCCCCCGGTGGTTCAGCCCGCATCGGACCTGACGCCGGCCGCCAGGGGCGCTCTGCCCGCTTTGGTGGTCGCCGGTCAGAAGGCCAAGATCCAGCAGACGGTCACGCTGACCGCGTCCTCGATTCCCGTCACACAAAGAGTGCGGGCTTCATTGATCCTTTCCACGACGACGACCGGCTCGCCGAGCGACTTCACGATCGCGAGCGCCGCGGCGAATGTCAGGCTGAAGCTGGGCAAACAAGCCAAGCTGAACCTCTCGGCGAAGCAATTGGACGCGAGCGTGCCGGCCGGAACGTATCACGTGCTCGTTTCCGTGACCGACCCCGACGGAGCGAAGACGACGATCGACACGGGCAGGACGCTGGTCGTACGGGCGCCGCAGGCGAAGCCCGTCAGAAGATGAACCCGCAGCGCCAGCGAGTGAATCGATTCCAACGGCCACCGGAAATTCACCCGCTGGCGCACCGGGCTCGTGATCGGACCTGGCCGACCGGACGCGCGGGAGTCAGTGGCGGATCTCGAATCCAGGGGCGCCCGATTCTCTCAGTTGGTCGCGCGCCGTCCGCCAGGTCGCGTTGTCGAGGGACTGGATCGATCGTCGGGCGGCGTCGAGCCGTACTCCCGTGAGGACCTCCACCCGGGCGGCGGCCTGTTCCAGGTCGTCGGGTAGTTCTCGGGCGATCGGGAAGATCCGCGCGGTTCCGGCGATGTCTCCAGTCAGGAGCGAGCTGCCGTCGGGAGCGAAGCTGACGCACCAGACGTCGTGAGCATGCCGGAACGCCGGGCCGATCGGCTGTCCGGTGGCGGCGTCCCAGATTCGCGCAGTGCGGTCTCGGCTGCCGGTGGCGACCGACTTGCCGTCGGGGCTGAACGCCACGGCGAAGACCCAGGCCAGGTGCGGCAGGGGAGGGGCGAGGAGTTCGCCCGTGGCGGCGTTCCAGATGCGGGCCATGCCGTCCTCGCAGCCCGTGACGATGGACCTACCGTCGGGACTGACCGCGACGGTGCTGACCGCGCCCGGGTGCTGAAGGATCGGGCCGAGGGATTTCCGGGTCGTCACGTCCCAGGCCTGGGCGGCGCCGGCGTCGAGTCCGACGATGAGAGCCCGGCCGTCGGCCTGGAACGTCAGGGCGTCGACCGAGCCGGGGTGGACGGCCGGCTCGCCGATCGGCTGTCCGGTTGCGGCGTCCCAGAGGCGGGTCGTCCGATCCGCCCCCCCCGTGGCGACGGTCTTGCCGTCGGGGCTGAACGCCACGACGTCGGCGCCCTGCGGGTGCCAGAGGGGCTGGCCGATCGGCTTCCGCGTGGCGGCGTCCCAGAGCTGCGCCGGGGAGCCGCCGACGACGAGGGTCTTGCCGTCGGGGCTGACCGCGACGGAGCGGACCCGACCCAAGGAGGGCATGCCGCCCCCGACCTGGCCTGCCGAGGCGGCGTCCCAGATCCGCGCCGGGCCCGCGCCGGCGGCGAGGAAGGTCCTCCCGTCGCGGAGGAACGCGACGGTCTCGCCGGCGAGCGGCTTTTCCATGGCGGGCCTGCGATGGCGGCACGACTCGGCGTCCCAGACGCGCACAGTGTGGTCGCTGCTGGCGGTGAGGAGGGCCCGGCTGTCGGCGCGAAACGCCACGGCCACGACCGGCCCCTGGTGGATGAGGGGAGGGCCGATGGACCTGTGGGTCGCGGCGTCCCAGAGCCTCGCCGTCTTGTCTTCGCTCGCCGTGGCGTAAGTCTTGCCGTCGGGGCTGAACGCGATGCCTCGGACGTAGCCCCGATGCAGGTTCGGCTCGCTGTTGATCGGCTGGCCGGTCGTCGTATCCCAGACCCGCACTCGGCCTCCCCAACCGCCTGTGACGAGGATCTTGCCGTCGGGGCGGAACGCCACGGACAGGAGCTCGGTTGTATGCTCCAGCGGCCCGCCGATCGGCCCGCCGTCGGAGGTGTTCCAGAGTTGGGCCGTCGCATCCCGGCTCACGGTGGCGATCATCGCGCCTCCCGGATCGAACGCGACGGCGGTGACCGGCCGCTGAGAGGCGAGGGGCGCGCCGATCGGCTCGCCGGTCCAGGCGTTCCAGAGCCGGGCCGTCTTGTCCGCGCCGCTGGTGGCGACCATCTTGCCGTCGGGACTGAACGCCACGCAGAGAATTCCGCTTTTGTGCGTTAGCGGCGGTCCGACTGGTCGCCTGGCGGCGACGTCCCAGAACCTCGCCGCGCCGTCGCTGCCGCTGATCAACGCGGTCTCGCCGTTGGGGCTGATCGCCACACTCTGGACCGCGCCGGGAAATTGCAGGGGTTCTCCAATCGGCCGGGCCGTATCGGCGTCCCAGAACCTCGCCGTGCGGTCGTCGCCGCCCGTGAGGATGGTCTTGCCGTCGGGGCTGAAGGCGGCGGCGTCGACGGGGCCTTCGTGGGAGAGGAGGCTTTTCAGGCGCGGGAACCGTTCGCTCCAGGCGGACACGTTGGCGAGCGCGAGGTGTTGCCAGTCGAGGTCGGCCGCGTCGCGGGCCGACCGCCAACTCTCAAGCGTCCAGAGCAGCCCCGCGGCGATCTCCTCCTTCTCGAAAGCCGCCTGGCCGCGGTCGAAGTCTTGCCGGGCCAGGAGACGTTGGGTCGCGGCCAGCGACACGTGCAGGCTCTCGCGCACCTTGGTTTGGGCGTCCGCGAGTTCCTGGATCTCGCGAGCGGCCCTGACTTGCTCGGCCAACGCCTCACGCAGGCTCTCGCGCTCGTTGGAAAGGGCGTCGGCCAGGCCCTGGACCTCGCGCGCCGCCCTGCCTTGCTCGTAGGCGTAGATCATCGAGGTCGTCGCGGCGGTCGCCAGCGCCGCCGCGACGACGACGGCCGCGCCGGCGCCCGCCGGGTTGCGGCGGCACCACCGCCAGCTTCGTTCGATCCGGCCGGATCGGCGGGCGAGGATCGGTCGGCCCGCGACGAACCGCCTCAGATCCTCCGCCAACTGGCCGGCGGTTGCGTACCGCTCGCCAGGCGTGTTGGCGAGCGCCTTCATGACGATCGTTTCCAGGTCGCGCGGGAATCGACGGTCGAGGTGCCGAGGCGGCGTCGGGCTGCCGTTCAGCAGGCGATCGATCAGCCTGACTCGGTCCGGCTCGTCGAACGCCGGCCGGAACGTCAGAAGCTCGTACAACGTCGCCCCCAGGGCGAAGACGTCGCTCCGGGGGTCGGACCAGCCGCTGAACCGCTCCGGCGCCATGTACCGCAAGGTCCCGACGACGTCGCCGGTCCGCGTCAACTCGTCGCCGTCTTGAATCTTGGCCAGCCCGAAGTCGGTGACCCAGACGTGTCCGTTCGCGTCCATCAGCAGGTTGGACGGTTTGATGTCGCGGTGGAGGACGCCCTGCCGGTGAGCGTATTCGAGAGCCTCGGCCACCTGGACGCCGAGCCACGCCACGCTGTCGAAGTAGCGGGCCTCGATCCGTGGAGACGGACTGGTTCGGACGATCGGCGCGATCGGGGTCTCCGATCGCGCCTCGCTTGCGGAGTCCGCGACCGGGGTCGACTGGGGGTGGAACCGGCCGTGGTAAAGGTCCCGGGCCAGACCGCTCGAAAGCTCTTGGTCGGTCGGCGGATCGGCGGCGATGGGCTTGCGCCGCTGCCGACGGACTTCGCGGAGCACCAGGTCAAGCCCGAGCCCATCGATGAACTGCATGGTGAAGAAATGGAGGCCGTCGTGCTCGCCGAGCCCGTACACGGGCACGATGTGGGCGTGCTGCAACCGCGCGGCGGCGAGGGCCTCGCGGCGGAACCGCTCAAGGCCGGTCGTGTCGCTGGGGTGCTGGAAGGTGATGGTTTTCAAGGCCACGTGGCGGCCCAACGATTCCTGGACCGCCTCGTACACGACTCCCATGCCCCCCGACCCGACGGGGCGAATCAGGACGTAGTCGCCCAGCCGCTGGGGCATCCGAGCGAGCGCCGCGGATCGACCGGACGGAGGGCCGGCCTCGCTTTCGAGGCCCAGTTCCTCCATCGCCAGCATGGCCGGGATGAGCGAGCGGAGCCGCTCGGCGTGGTCGGGGTGCTCGCCGACGAATTGGGTCAACGACGGCCGTTCGCCCCCTCGATGTTTGTCGAGGAATTCGTCGATCAGGATCTCGAACGGGTCGAGGTCGGCGGACGGCTCGCTCATCGCGTCAACTCTCCGAGCCGTCGCCGGCGGGATTCATGATCTGCTTCAGCTTCTCGAGCGCGCGGAGATACCGCTTGCCGGCCGCGGCCTCGGAAATTCCGAGCACCGTCGCGATCTCGGCGCGGCTCAACTGCTCGAAATGCCGCAGCGCCAGCACCTCGCGATCGATCGGCGCCATGCCGTCGAGGGCGATGCGGAGCCGTTCCCTCGTCTCGGCGCGGATCGCGGCTTCGCTGGGGCGGGCGCCGTGGTCCACGAAATGAGCGGCCAACGCGGCCGACGAGGCTTCGGGAAACGCGCCCGGACGGAACGACGCCTCCTGGTCGACGCCTCTCATCCGGACGCCCAGATGGCGGCGGTGCAACGTCACCACCTTCTGGCCCGTGAGGAATCGGAGCCACAGGAAGAAGGGCATCGTGGGAGAGCGCAGATAAGACGGCAGTCGCGTCGAGGCCTCCAGGTACGCCTCCTGGATCACATCCGATGGGTCGATCCGCTTTTTGAGCCTCGGATCGAGCCGCGCGGCGATCATCCGGCGGAGCCGGTCGCGATGCCGGACCAGAAGCTCCTCAAGCACCTGAGGATCGCCCTGGGCCGCCTGTTCGAGCAACTTGTTCGTCTCACTCGAATTGCAGGTCATGGATGTTTCCACCAGGGTTTCAAGACCGCATCCCCCTCGCGCGCGAACCCCTAACAAGCATGAAACCGCGCAAACGCCCCCGCGCGGGACATCGATCACGAAAATTATGAGCCGAATCCGGGGCGGACCGGGGCCGCTCGGGCACCATCTCCGATCGAATTGTCCCGTCGGCGACGATTCGCGCGGTTCAAGGAAGTAAGGTGCGGTCTGAATCCCAGCGGTCTTGTGGAATCATTCGCCATGCTCCAATCATACAACGGCCGTGAGATGGAATCATGGACCCGCCAGACGGCTTTCCCCGGGACGGGACGCATTGTCCTGGTCCAGGGCGCGGCGACCGCCCTGATCGTCCTCCTCGTCGCGGCGATGACGTGGGCGGCCTGGTTGAGCGCCGATTCGACTCGACCCGATGAAGGGGGGGCGACCTACGAGTATCCCGGCGCGGGCATGATCGTCCGTTCCGAGACGCTGCACCTCTGGCTGCCCGATACGCTCGGTGAGTTGGCGAGTCCTCAGGTCCAGCGCGAGGTCATGCGGGATTTCGAGGGCTTTCGACGATTCCTCGAGCACCGAGGCCAGCAGAGGATCCGCATCGCGGTGACCTACCGAGCTTATCAGGTCAACGGCGGCTGGACTGACATCACGCTCGTCCGTCGCCCCTACGACGAGCTGAGCTATTTTCAGGAGCTCTCGGCCATCCTGGCCGGCGCCGGCGGAGAGCCCGACCACAACGCCGCGGACCGCCTTGGCGCTTTGGTTCAACTCGTCCCCGAAGAACTGCTGAGTCGCGAGCCGTCGGCGATGGGCGCCGGGATGCGACGGATCGTCGATTAGCCCGACCTCAGTCCACGGCCGCCGTCGTGGCGAAAGGCCGTTCGCGACTCGCCGATTCGCCGCCGATCACCGGCGTCGACCTCTTCCGCAGCCGTCGCAAGAGTGGGCGCTGGACGAATTCGGACCAGGTCAGGGCGGCGGCGAGAGTGACGATCACGAGAGCCGCGAGCTGGCCCGTCGTGCCGGTCGATCCTCGGAAGACGGCCAACGCGAACCCGAGACCGACCGGCATCTGCAACGCGAACAGGCCGAAGCCGGCGTCGGCCAGGCGGTCTTGCCAGGAGCCGGAAAGCTGGCGGCTGAGGAACCCCTTCCCGGCGGCGAGGTCGGCCAGGACGACGAGCGTCAGCGGAGCCAGGAGGCCGTGACGGAGCAAGACGTACGGCACGGGCGCGAAGGCCAGAATTCCGAGGATCGCCGCCGCCGCCAGGTCGCCGCGCGCGATTCCCGACTTCGGCCCGTCTGCCGGTTCGTTCGTCCTCAGAACGACGAGCCGGCCGAGGACCACGCCGGCCAGGAACTGGGGGAGCCAGACGAGCGGATCGAAACGAAGGACGTTGAGCCAGAACCCGCCGAGCGTGATGGCCGTGGCGTTCCAGGCGTCGCCGTAAGGGTCGACGATCATGTACGCGCACGCCGGGGCGATCGAAGCGGCGAGCAACCCGCCGAGCATCCTGCGCAGCGCCGGAGCTTCGAAGCCCGCGATCCATCGACTGAAGCCCGGGAACACGAGATAGAGCGGCACGAAAGCCGAAAGCGCCCACGCCGGGGCGTTCCAGGCGATCGCGTACGACGGGAACCACGACTGGATCAAGGTCAGGTTCGTGGCGACCATCGCCGCCATGTCGCCCGGGGTCGTCGGCTTCGCCGTGATCGGCAACAACGCAGGAGCCGGTGCCAGCAGGATCAGCGAAAGCAGATAAAGCGGATACAACCGGAACACCCGCCCGACCCAGAATGCGCGGTCGGAAACCTTGGGCCGGCCGTCGGGACGAAGATACGCATAAGCCAGCAGAAACCCCGATAGCTGGAAGAACACCCCCGTCGAGATGAAACCTTGACTCAGAATCCGCGACACCGGCGTCGGCAGCCGATCCAGGATTTCAAACGTCATCAGCCCGGCGCGATGCGCCTGCATGATGTGGAAAACGTAGATGTGCAAGCAGGCGACGAGCCTCAGCCCCGAGATCGCCGTGAGCCGCGGGCGCGAGGTCGAGGTTGAACCGGGCCGGGCGTCGGGAACGAAGTGCGTTTTCATGAAACCAAGCGGCCTTGTCAGGTCAGCACGAGTGCAGCCCCGCGCGGCGGGGAACCGGAAGCCGGCGAGCACGCGTCCCGCGACGCCGACGCTCTATTGATTCCGTCGCCGCCGGGAAGGGTCAAGGGCAATGTTACGTGAGTCGATCGATTTGGTGTGGTATCAAGCTGCGCCGGTCGTCGCGGCGAGGGAGCGTCGGAAGGCCGGGGAGGGGGGAATGAGATCTTTCAGCGAGCCACTAGGATCGACGGAAGGAGTGTTATAGAATACCTCGACGTCCTCTTGCAGGATTCGGTCGTAACTGTACGTGACAGGATCGGTTCGGGCGCGGCTCGCGGGGTTCCTCCGACGGCGTCCCGAGAGGGGCTCTGCATGCTGTCGAAGCGGATCATCCCGTGCCTGGACGTGAACCAGGGCCGCGTGGTCAAGGGGACGAACTTCCTCAACCTGCGCGACGCGGGCGACCCGGTCGAGGTCGCGCGGCGGTACGACGCCGAGGGGGCCGACGAGTTGGTCTTCCTGGACATCACGGCGAGCCACGAGGAACGCGAGATCCTCATGGACGTGGTGCGTCGGACGTCGGAGGTCTGCTTCATGCCACTGACGGTGGGAGGCGGGATCAGGACCCTGGACGACGTCCGGGCGCTTTTGAAGGCGGGCGCCGACAAGGTTTCGATCAATTCGGCGGCGGTGCGCAACCCCGACCTGATCCACCGGGCGGCGCGACGGTTCGGCAGCCAGTGCATCGTGGTGAACATCGATCCCAAGCGGGTGCGGCGCGACGGCCGCGAGGTCTGGGAGGTGCACATCAACGGCGGCCGGATCGCGACGGGCCTGGAGGCGGTCGCCTGGGCGGTCGAGGTCGAGCGGCTGGGCGCCGGCGAGATCGTCCTGACCAGCATGGACGCCGACGGCACCAAGAACGGTTATGATCTGGAGATGACCCGCGCGGTGGTTGACGCCGTCGAGGTGCCGGTGGTGGCGTCGGGCGGAGCGGGGAGCCCCGAGCACCTGCGGGCCGTTCTGGCCGAGGCCGGCGCGAGCGCGGCACTGGCGGCGAGCATCTTCCACTATCGCGAGTATTCGATCCCGGAGACCAAAGACTATCTGGCCGCCCGCGGCGTCGCGGTCCGGCGGCCCCGACCCGCCTCGGCGGCGGGCTGACGACGGACGGTCCGAGGCCGCGACGACCTGGCTTTCGTTCCGCCGTTGAAGTCCGCGAACCGCCCGACGCCCGGCGGAAAAACCCACTGGAACAGACCTCGCCGCGATCCATCCTCAACGATCATTTTCGCATCCCGAGGAGAGCCTGCCGATGTCGACCGCCACTGACTCCAGCGCCATTGAACCCAACGTCGAGGTCGCCCCCACCGAGCCCGAGGCGAACAAGCTGTTCCGGATGTGCATCAAGTACAAGGGCTCGGACCTGCACCTGAAGGTCGGGATGCCGCCGTCGATGCGGCTCGCGGGCGTCCTGCGGCAAATGCAGCTCCCGCCGCTGACGGCGTCGGACATGGAACGGCTGATGTACCCCCTGCTCACCCCTCGCCAGCGGGGGATTCTCGACGAGGAAGGGGGCGCCGACTTCGCCCACATCATCTACGACGGCGACACCGAGACCCGGTTCCGCGTCAACCTGTTCAAGCAGCGCGGTCGGCTCAGCCTGGTGGCCCGCCGGGTCAACAACAAGATCCCGACGTTCGAAGACCTCCACCTGCCGGCGGTCCTGGCCGAGATCACCCAGTACGACCAGGGGATCATCATCCTGGCCGGCGTGACCGGGTCGGGCAAGAGCACGACGATCGCCTCGATGCTCCAGTACGTCAACCAGCGCGAGCGGATGCACATCGTGACGATCGAGGACCCGATCGAGTACACGTTCAAGGACGACAAGTCGATCATCAACCAGCGCGAGATCGGCATCGACGTCCTCAACTGGGACATCGCGCTGAAGCACGCGGTGCGGCAGGACCCGGACATCATCCTGGTGGGCGAGATGCGCGACAGGGAGACGTTCAGCGCGGCCATGCACGCGGCCGAGACGGGGCACCTCGTGTTCGGCACGATCCACGCCGGCACGGCGCCCTCGACGATCAGCCGTCTGCTCGACTTGTTTCCGCGCGAGATGCACGCGCCGCTCCGCCAGTCGCTGGCGTTCAACCTCAAGGCGGTCGTCGCCCAGAAGCTGTTGCCGACCACCAAGGAATGGGCCGACAAGGGAGTCGGGCGGGTGCCGACCAACGAGATCATGCGGATCAATCCGACGGTCAAGAAGCTGATCCTCAGCGAAGAGGACACCAAGCTCGGCGATGCGATCCGGATCGGCAAGGACGAGGGAATGCTCGACTTCACCGAGAGCCTGCGGCTGCTGGTCGTGGGTGAAAAGATCGAGCGCGCGACCGCCTTCGAAGTGGCTCCGAGCCCCGAGGCTTTGAAAATGGCGCTCAAGGGGATTACGATCAACCAACCTGGTATTCTCTAAGGGGCACGGCGTATCGATCCGAGGGCGTTCCGGCGGCCCCCCATCGCCGGGACGGCCGCGCGTGGCCTGGGGCGTCGCCAAGTGAGCGTCGTCCGGGGCTCGTTCCCCGATCTCGGCGAAGTCGGCCGAGTGGGGCGCCGGTCCGGTCGCGGCCTCCCACACCCGGGGGCCGATTCGTGTTTGGCCTGGGACATCGCACGCAAGAAAGGTCTTCAATGATTCGTCCGTTTCCGGTGCTCGCGACGTTCCTGATCGTGACGCTCGGCGTCGTTGCGGGGGCCGATGCGGCCGACGTCTTGACTCCGCTGTTCGCCCAGGCTCCCGCTGGCGATCCCGCTCCCTTCGTTTCCCCGCGCGGGCCGGGGTTCTACCTCAACCTGTTCAAGTTCATCCCGGTGGTCTTGATCTACCTGCTGTGGACCTGGACGACCGACTGGGTCGAGCACGACACCAAGAGGCTCAACAACCTCAAGTTCGCCACCTGGAACTGCGTGATCTTCTTCTCGGGCGTGCTCGGCATCGTGATGCTCTTCGCGATCCCGATCTATCCGGTCGGGCTGACGCTCCTGCTGCTGGCCTACCTCATTCCGATCCTGACGTACGTCTTCGTCCGCAACCAGACGGTCGCCGACGATCAGAAGGTGCTCACGCCTTACCACTTCGGCGAGGTAGCCAACAACATCCTGGCCTCGATGGGCACGCGGCCGTTGTTCAATCGCGACGTCACGACCATGGACCGCGCCGGCCCGCCGATCACGTTCGTGGGCAAGAGCGCCGGGATGGCCAAGGAAGACCCCAGCCGGGTCCGCCAGGCGGAGGAGTCGCGGTCGTTCATGGCGGCCAAGGAGCTGGTCTACGACGCCGTCTTGCGGCGAGCCTCCGACATCCACCTTGAGCCGACCTCCGAGCAGCTCTCGGTCCGCTACCGGATCGACGGCATCCTTCACGCCGCCGAGCCGTTCGACCGGCCGACGGGCGACGCGGTGGTCAACCTGATCAAGGTGCTCTGCGCGATGGACATCTCGGAGAAGCGCAAGCCTCAGGACGGCTCGTTCGGCGCCAAGCTCCAGAACCGCGACCTCGATTTCCGGGTCAGCACCTCGGGGTCGAAGGCCGGCGAGAAGTTGGTCATGCGAATCCTCGACAACACGTCGGCCGTGACCAAGATGGAAGACCTGGGCATGCGTCCCAAGCTGGTCGAGCAGGCGCGCAGCCTGGTGACCCAGCCCCACGGCATGTTCCTCTGCTGCGGCCCGACCGGGTCGGGCAAGTCGACCACGCTCTACGCCGCGTTGCGGGAGATCGACCGCTATCAGCGGAACATTATCACCGTCGAAGACCCGATCGAGTACCAGCTCGACAACGTCACCCAGATGGAGATCAACACCAAATCGGGCCAGACGTTCGCCACCAGCCTGCGGTCGATCTTGCGGCAAGACCCCGACGTCATCATGATCGGCGAAATCCGCGACCAGGAGACGGCGACGATCGCCTGCCAGGCGGCCAACACCGGCCACATGGTCTTCTCGACCGTCCACTCCAACGACGCGGTCACCGCCTTGTTCCGGCTGCTCGACCTCGGCGTCGAGCCGTTCATGATCGCCTCGGCTCTCACCGCGGTTCTCGGCCAGCGGCTCGTCCGGCTCCTCTGCGAAGGCTGCAAGGAGCCCTACAAGCCCAAGCCCGAGTTCCTCAAGAAGGCCAATCTGCCCGCCGACAAGGTCGACGTCTTCTACCGACGGCCGGAGAACCCCGAGCAGGTCTGCCCCCAGTGCGGCGGCACCGGCTACTTCGGACGGGCCGGCATCTTCGAGCTGCTGGTCATCACCGAGCCGATCCGCGACATGCTCCGCGAGAACCCGTCGCTGACCAAGATCAAGGCCGAGGCCCGCAAGAGCGGCATGATCTACCTCCAGGAAGACGGCCTCCGCCAGGTCATCCAGGGGCGGACTTCGATCGAGGAACTGCTCCGCGTCGTCAAATAACCGACGTCCCACGGCTGAAACGGTTCGTCATCCCCCAACCGTAGAACGAGATCCTTCCTATGTCCGTGCCACCAGCAGTCGTCGACCTGATCTTCGCGGCGTTGATCTTGTTCATGACCTACGTCGTTTCCAGCGAAGGCGCCTGGGGCGCGGCGCTCATGTTCTTCAACGTCGTCTTCGCCGGCATGATCGCGTTCAACTTCTACGAGCCGCTCGCCCAGTTGATCGATTCCACCGGCATCGGTTGGGGCTTCTCCGACACCCTCAGCATGATGCTGATCTTCTGCGTCTCGCTCTTGCTCCTGCGAATGATCACCGAGACCATCGCGCCGGCTCAGGTCCGCTTCCCGGCGGCCGTCTTCCACGTCACCCGGCTCATCTTCGCGCTGGGAACGGTGCTCGTCACGTTCTCGATCATCCTCCTGTCGTTCCACGCCGCGCCGATCCACAAGCAGATGTTCGGTTACATCACCTACGACCGCCGGCCGCCGTTCGGCCTGGGCCTCGACCACCACTGGCTGGGCTTCTTCCAGCACACGACCGGCGACATCTTCGCCCGCTACGGAGTCGGCGCGCGCGACCCCTACCGCTCGTACGGCAAGACCGCCGGCAATCAGCTCGTCCCGGTCCAGATCTTCGATCCCCGGGGCCGCTGGCTGCTCGACCGCCAGGAAGCCCGTCCATACGGTGAAGGGGCGATCCTCCGCGAAGAGGCGGGAACCGCCGCCGCCGCGCCCGGCGCGGGAGCCGCCGGCGGGCCGCCGGGCCGACCGCCGGGCGCGCCGAACTGAGCCGGTCCAGGCGGGATCGAATGGTCAGGGCTGGGAGGGGGGCGCCGCCGCCGTCGGCGGGCTCACCGCGCGGAGTTCGAGCAGCTCGAACTTCATCTGATTCTTGATCCCGACCGTTTGCTGCTGAATTCGATACACGGCGACCTGGCCCGAGTTCGTCTCGAACACGAACAGCGGCGCCCATCCCGCGCCGAAGGTTCCGAGCTGGCCGGTCGTCATCAGGAAGTGCGGGCGCGGGCCGTTGTCGACGTCGACCTTGAAATCGGTCACCAGGTCGCGCTCGGCGAACGGCTCCAGATATCGGGTCGAGTTGAGCGTCTGGCGGAACGTGGGGATCGTCGCCAGCAACTTGCCCGCCTTGTAATCCAGGTAGTACAGGGCGTCCTGGGGGATCTGGGTTTTGTTGCCCTCGTCGTAGCGGATCGCGATCGGTCCGGTGGTGACGGCCGACTCGCCCGACCGATCCCCGCCGCCCGCCCGAAGTTGCGGCGGTCGGCCGTTGGCGAGGGCCAGTCCCAGGGCCAGTCCCACGATCAGCATGAGCACATTCGCAAGGCGAGGACGCGACGAGTCCATGGCCGGTCGTCTCCGTTTCCCGTTGGTCGTCTTCTGATCCGCCGGGGACGCGCAGCCCGCCCCCGGGCCGCATTGTGCGAGCCTTCGCCCGGGCCGTCCAGCCCAACCCGTCTCGCGCCTCCAGCCCGTTTTCAAGTGGCGTCGGCGGCCGCGGGACCGAATAATATCGGAGGGCGTTCGTCTTTCCCTGATGAGCACCCGTGCATGCGTGTTCGGTTCCGCGATCCTCGCCACGACGCCCCGGGGACCCTGGCATGACGTCGACCCTTCTGCTCGCCGGCCTCGCCTTGACGCTTCAAGTTCCCTCGCCCACGGCGACGGCCGACCTCAGCGCCGAGCTTGGCAAGGCCTCGGCGGCGATTCAGACGCGCGAGGCCGTAGCGCTTCGCGCTCTCGCCGACCGCCTGCAAGTTCGGTCCGAGACCAAGGCGGCCGGCGCGGTCCGGGGCCTTCTGCCCGCGCCGCCGACCGGCGTGGCGACCCGCATCAAGCCTCTGCCCCCGGTCGTCGAGCCGCATGCCGGCCTGGCGAGCGTGCCAAGTCGCCCGGCCGAGACCAAGTCCAAGGCACCGGCCTCACCGTCGTCCGACTGGGAGAAGGAGCTGAAAGCGATCC contains:
- a CDS encoding peptidylprolyl isomerase; this translates as MKRQERTRRSRPLGQVEYLETRALMTIAAVTPLPDMSVATGAAAAPVNLGSYFNDPSAAPNFAIFDTTLGTIPVLLTPATTPKTVANFQNYVNKGAYTNSVVHRSVPGFIWQAGGFQLSSKPDIAATPTDAPVQNEYGASNVRGTIAMAKLGSDPNSATSQFFFNESDANASNLNNQNGGFTVFGHVVGASGLAVMDAIAAVPVPSPGPMSSPLDSAPLQNYKTGAAVQPSNLILIKSVTTADEAFSAQSNAPGVASASLQGNNLIVTPLAAGTAKITVTGYGSDGVAATQTFSVTVSQGTPPVTTPPVTTPPGTTPPVTTPPVVQPASDLTPAARGALPALVVAGQKAKIQQTVTLTASSIPVTQRVRASLILSTTTTGSPSDFTIASAAANVRLKLGKQAKLNLSAKQLDASVPAGTYHVLVSVTDPDGAKTTIDTGRTLVVRAPQAKPVRR
- a CDS encoding serine/threonine-protein kinase; its protein translation is MSEPSADLDPFEILIDEFLDKHRGGERPSLTQFVGEHPDHAERLRSLIPAMLAMEELGLESEAGPPSGRSAALARMPQRLGDYVLIRPVGSGGMGVVYEAVQESLGRHVALKTITFQHPSDTTGLERFRREALAAARLQHAHIVPVYGLGEHDGLHFFTMQFIDGLGLDLVLREVRRQRRKPIAADPPTDQELSSGLARDLYHGRFHPQSTPVADSASEARSETPIAPIVRTSPSPRIEARYFDSVAWLGVQVAEALEYAHRQGVLHRDIKPSNLLMDANGHVWVTDFGLAKIQDGDELTRTGDVVGTLRYMAPERFSGWSDPRSDVFALGATLYELLTFRPAFDEPDRVRLIDRLLNGSPTPPRHLDRRFPRDLETIVMKALANTPGERYATAGQLAEDLRRFVAGRPILARRSGRIERSWRWCRRNPAGAGAAVVVAAALATAATTSMIYAYEQGRAAREVQGLADALSNERESLREALAEQVRAAREIQELADAQTKVRESLHVSLAATQRLLARQDFDRGQAAFEKEEIAAGLLWTLESWRSARDAADLDWQHLALANVSAWSERFPRLKSLLSHEGPVDAAAFSPDGKTILTGGDDRTARFWDADTARPIGEPLQFPGAVQSVAISPNGETALISGSDGAARFWDVAARRPVGPPLTHKSGILCVAFSPDGKMVATSGADKTARLWNAWTGEPIGAPLASQRPVTAVAFDPGGAMIATVSRDATAQLWNTSDGGPIGGPLEHTTELLSVAFRPDGKILVTGGWGGRVRVWDTTTGQPINSEPNLHRGYVRGIAFSPDGKTYATASEDKTARLWDAATHRSIGPPLIHQGPVVAVAFRADSRALLTASSDHTVRVWDAESCRHRRPAMEKPLAGETVAFLRDGRTFLAAGAGPARIWDAASAGQVGGGMPSLGRVRSVAVSPDGKTLVVGGSPAQLWDAATRKPIGQPLWHPQGADVVAFSPDGKTVATGGADRTTRLWDAATGQPIGEPAVHPGSVDALTFQADGRALIVGLDAGAAQAWDVTTRKSLGPILQHPGAVSTVAVSPDGRSIVTGCEDGMARIWNAATGELLAPPLPHLAWVFAVAFSPDGKSVATGSRDRTARIWDAATGQPIGPAFRHAHDVWCVSFAPDGSSLLTGDIAGTARIFPIARELPDDLEQAAARVEVLTGVRLDAARRSIQSLDNATWRTARDQLRESGAPGFEIRH
- a CDS encoding sigma-70 family RNA polymerase sigma factor — protein: MTCNSSETNKLLEQAAQGDPQVLEELLVRHRDRLRRMIAARLDPRLKKRIDPSDVIQEAYLEASTRLPSYLRSPTMPFFLWLRFLTGQKVVTLHRRHLGVRMRGVDQEASFRPGAFPEASSAALAAHFVDHGARPSEAAIRAETRERLRIALDGMAPIDREVLALRHFEQLSRAEIATVLGISEAAAGKRYLRALEKLKQIMNPAGDGSES